Sequence from the Equus przewalskii isolate Varuska chromosome 11, EquPr2, whole genome shotgun sequence genome:
gaaggaTATGTAAATTTAGGAATGCCTCTCAAGTGCCTACCTAAAGgttcccattttaaaataacGTTTGGTCAAAGAAAGAGTAACCAGGAAGAAGATGATCAGATATTACGCCAATGTGAAAATCCAAACATCGAATGCATTCTTTTTCACATCGTTGCTGTTGGGAAGTCAATAAAGAAGATTCTTAAGATCAAGGAACTTCATGAAAGAGGAAGTACACTTTGTATCTATGCCTTGAAGGGTGAGACTATCAAAGAAGCCCTGTGCAAGGATGGCCGATTTCGGTCTGACCTAGACAAATTTGAATGGAAACTAATGGAAGGTCATAATAAAATTCATGGAAAACAGTCCATGGTGGATGAAGTATCTGAAAAAGTCTTAGaaatggacatttttaaaaaaagatctgtcAGAAAAGGTACCTGTAGAAAAATTAAACGGGAGAATGAAAATGCCACTGATGAAATCAGTCCCTCGCATCCGATACAGAATAAGATCAAGGTCCATGAACAAGAGAAAGATGCAACGACTGAAGATGCAGAACACaacagagaagaaattctgccacCTCAGAGTCTAGGGCATGATATTGAAGGTAAAAAATGCCGGACTATTGTCAGAGTTAGGCATTATTACAACAATAATTTCAACAGAAGATATAGGGAGAAAATCTCACGAGTTAGGCAAAGGCCCCATAAGGCTGTGCATTTTGCTATTGATGAGGATATCCAGAGGAAGGCAATTAATCTCTTGATAAAGAATTTCCAAATGTTGGACCAAGTTATAATGCATCAATATCCGAATTTTAATGAAGAGGCACTCCGGATAAGAAAGTATTTTCGGgaagagcagaaaaaaacaaaactgtcaacGTTTAAACAAttcaacatatataaaaaaaacttCGGAAAAGTGACTAAAAATTCTACTTCAGTTGCCACCTGTGAACATCTTATTCATCTTAGTAAGTCAGTTGGGTTCATGACGTGGAACAATAATGGAAACAGGGGCACAGGTACTTGCTTTGTCTTCAATGATGGTTATATCTTTACCTGTCGACATGTTGTACATCTTATGGTGGGAGAAGGCACAGATCCAAGTTTGTGGCCAGATATAATAAGCAAATGTGCAAAAGTAACTTTCACTTATAAAACGTTCTATCCTACTGATAGCAATTGGTATTCCCTTGAGCCATGGTTTGCAGTGTCTGATGCAACTCTAGATTATGCCATTTTAAAACTAAGAGAAAATGGAACTGGATTTCCTCCAGGCCTATTTGGACAAATTTCCCCTCCACCATCTCATGGTTTGATTTACTTAATTGGTCACCCAGAAAGCGAGATCAAGACAATAGATGGTTGTGCTGTGATTCCTGGAGATCAGCGGTTAAGCAGGTACCCAGAGCATCATCAAGATGAGGTGGTAGGACCCAATGCTGCCACTTACAGTGCTTTCTCTatgtttacccaaaggagtttcCCATCAGAAGTTTGGAGAAGTGACACACTTAGCTATGATACTTGTTTTTCTAGTGGGTCCTCTGGCTCCCCGGTGTTTAATGAATCTGGCAAATTGGTTGCTGTACATTCCTTCGGCCATTTTTATAAGTGTGGCAATGTGGTGCATGCCCTCATTGAATTCGGCTATTCTATGCAGTCAATTCTTTGTgatattaaacagaaaaatgagagcttttataaattattaaacgaagagaaaaatgagaatcaaaatgaagacaaaaataacaaacaagaGTTGTCACTTCAAGATCAGCAGGTGGAACCCATGGAACATTAGAAAAAAGATGctgttttcaagaaaatatgCCAATAATTTAGAGTAGTTGGGGCTCTTTCCTTAAAATATagtgaatattcttttttaattagacAGCTTTTACAGAATCTTGTTAGATATGTAAAACACATattagagtgaaaataaatattgatttttttcccagattgagtttttttatttgaaacaatCTCAAGCCTCACTTAAAATACTTAGCTCACTGATGACATATGCAAAGAATTTGGTATTTACCACCCTAAATGCCTAGGATGGTACAGCCATCCCATCTTCCTAACTGGTGAAGCGGTTCTTGTTCTCTGAGTAACAAGATACATTTAGAGTTAGAGTTAAGGGAAAAAGGTGTATTGATCCTCTAAAACCCAAAGTTCTTTGctaatcttattttttcctcttttctgccgCCTGTGACGTCAGCCTCTATTGCAGATGCCAATAGAAAATCCCGGCTTTTCAGTTCTTTAATTCTGTGCTTCTCTGGCAGATATAAGGAGTGATTGCTTAGTCTCCATTCCCATCCGCTCATGTTCAGAGTCTGGAAAGCTAAAAGCTGTCTCAGTCTAAGTTGAAACTAAGATTCTGGGCATAAGTCGGATTCCTTTAAATAGATGCACTTGCCTGCCGGAGTCCAGCTCCACCCGGTAGGGTTCCTGAGGGAGGAACGGTGTTGGCGAAAAGAGAAGTTACGGTGAGACTGGAAGTGAGGTTTCCAAGCCTGATTTATTCGAACCATTCAAGCACTTATATAGGGTCCAGGTCATGCgtttatgatttcatggaattatctcagtacataattttggcaaacaaaatggGTACATAAGCATATCTTGTTAGAATGTTAGCACAGTATGTCTGTGAGAAGTAAGCAACCTTTCTTAAATATAGATATTGACCTTTTTTATATGTCTACTAGGCGTCTAGATGATTAAGAATGGTTGCAAAACAGTGTGTAACGTCTAGATTTATTTCCTCATGGGTCGAATGGCCCTAAGCCTCTATCTTTATTCCTGTAATAATGAAAGCAGAAGTATTGCAAAGTGTAAGGGGACCAAATACACACAGGCCCCCAGCTCCGTCTGATCGAAAGCCacacaggcacagt
This genomic interval carries:
- the FAM111B gene encoding serine protease FAM111B, with protein sequence MNSMKPEENKSFSATGNDQSTRPKVSEDVVKQTCSGTPVDHSLVDTREGSGTVKLKSEVIKQETSHEIQNPNLSTNKKCCFTFTLNDSSRKSDRSIFTTYGELNENIYSALKANDNFSERMENHFNKNIIAYEEKTIEGYVNLGMPLKCLPKGSHFKITFGQRKSNQEEDDQILRQCENPNIECILFHIVAVGKSIKKILKIKELHERGSTLCIYALKGETIKEALCKDGRFRSDLDKFEWKLMEGHNKIHGKQSMVDEVSEKVLEMDIFKKRSVRKGTCRKIKRENENATDEISPSHPIQNKIKVHEQEKDATTEDAEHNREEILPPQSLGHDIEGKKCRTIVRVRHYYNNNFNRRYREKISRVRQRPHKAVHFAIDEDIQRKAINLLIKNFQMLDQVIMHQYPNFNEEALRIRKYFREEQKKTKLSTFKQFNIYKKNFGKVTKNSTSVATCEHLIHLSKSVGFMTWNNNGNRGTGTCFVFNDGYIFTCRHVVHLMVGEGTDPSLWPDIISKCAKVTFTYKTFYPTDSNWYSLEPWFAVSDATLDYAILKLRENGTGFPPGLFGQISPPPSHGLIYLIGHPESEIKTIDGCAVIPGDQRLSRYPEHHQDEVVGPNAATYSAFSMFTQRSFPSEVWRSDTLSYDTCFSSGSSGSPVFNESGKLVAVHSFGHFYKCGNVVHALIEFGYSMQSILCDIKQKNESFYKLLNEEKNENQNEDKNNKQELSLQDQQVEPMEH